From the genome of Phytohabitans rumicis, one region includes:
- a CDS encoding alpha/beta hydrolase, which yields MSRSVVCTAIAVLAFAACAAGCGGEEPDAAEPTEVSVPATAPDPNDRCAIDIPAERVVLTAEDGVRVAAATFGSGPRGLVLLPQRGSDLCGWADHLPTFVNAGMHVLAIDPRCTGYSDCPADDPGDDSSGRDYAADAGAAIAELHRLGAAKVVVMGASLGAATAFVAAGRYPDQVSGVIALSIFSTSFSASLSSVRTATDAAPHITAPILITLSTMDSSSIKEGAAESLIHAAKSRSTSSTVVLEGSAHGWHMLNDDKVSNAVTAFLTTNA from the coding sequence ATGTCCAGATCGGTGGTATGCACCGCGATAGCGGTGCTTGCATTCGCGGCCTGCGCCGCCGGGTGCGGCGGCGAGGAACCCGACGCCGCCGAGCCCACCGAGGTGTCGGTCCCAGCCACGGCACCGGACCCGAACGACCGGTGCGCCATCGACATCCCGGCCGAAAGGGTCGTGCTGACCGCCGAAGACGGCGTGCGAGTGGCCGCCGCCACATTCGGCTCCGGCCCGCGCGGGCTGGTGCTGCTCCCGCAGCGCGGCAGCGACCTATGCGGCTGGGCCGACCACCTGCCCACATTCGTCAACGCCGGCATGCACGTGCTGGCCATCGACCCGCGCTGCACCGGGTACAGCGACTGCCCGGCTGACGACCCCGGCGACGACAGCAGCGGGCGTGACTACGCCGCGGACGCCGGCGCCGCCATCGCCGAACTGCACCGGCTCGGCGCGGCCAAGGTCGTGGTCATGGGCGCGTCGCTCGGCGCCGCGACCGCGTTCGTGGCCGCCGGACGCTACCCCGACCAGGTCAGCGGCGTCATCGCGCTCTCCATCTTCAGCACGTCCTTCTCCGCCTCGCTGTCCAGCGTGCGCACCGCCACCGATGCGGCACCGCACATCACGGCACCGATCCTCATCACCCTGTCCACGATGGACTCCAGCAGCATCAAAGAGGGCGCGGCCGAATCGCTGATCCACGCCGCCAAATCGCGATCCACCAGCTCCACGGTGGTGCTGGAAGGCAGCGCCCACGGCTGGCACATGCTCAACGACGACAAGGTGAGCAACGCCGTGACCGCGTTCCTGACCACCAACGCCTAA
- a CDS encoding NADP-dependent oxidoreductase, translating into MLGVIAAALGGPEVLRVAELPEPEAQPGQVVVRVRAVCVQPADVAATTGEIPRGPVPTPFLPGWDIAGEVASVGPDTADFRVGDRVVGMIPWYLTRGAPGGYAEFVAADADWLVPLPDELDFAPAATVPLNAQTAHQGLALLLSDALPAGSSILVTGASGGVGGFGAQFAAQGGYRVLAQASHGDEEWVRGLGAQEVIPRSADLAQVGPVAAVFDAIPLGEAATVAVENRGIVVTTRPTPPIDPARRVRQDLQLIRHDRKLLADLVSQVAAGSLRTRVAATMPLTEAADAHRRVLAGGLRGKLVLTLG; encoded by the coding sequence GTGTTGGGGGTCATCGCGGCCGCGCTCGGCGGGCCTGAGGTACTGCGGGTGGCTGAACTGCCTGAGCCCGAGGCGCAGCCAGGGCAGGTGGTCGTCCGGGTCCGCGCGGTCTGCGTGCAACCGGCCGACGTCGCCGCCACCACCGGAGAAATCCCCCGCGGACCGGTGCCGACACCGTTTCTGCCCGGGTGGGACATCGCTGGCGAGGTGGCCTCGGTCGGCCCCGACACGGCGGACTTCCGGGTCGGTGATCGCGTCGTCGGGATGATCCCGTGGTACCTGACCCGGGGTGCACCCGGTGGCTACGCCGAGTTCGTGGCCGCCGATGCGGACTGGTTGGTGCCGTTGCCGGACGAGCTCGACTTCGCGCCCGCCGCCACGGTGCCGCTCAACGCCCAGACCGCACACCAAGGGCTGGCGCTGCTGTTGTCGGACGCGCTGCCCGCCGGCAGCAGCATTCTGGTCACCGGCGCCAGCGGCGGTGTCGGCGGCTTCGGCGCCCAGTTCGCCGCTCAGGGCGGTTACCGTGTCCTGGCACAGGCCAGCCACGGAGATGAGGAATGGGTACGCGGTCTCGGCGCCCAAGAAGTGATCCCTCGCTCCGCCGACCTGGCCCAGGTGGGGCCGGTGGCCGCGGTGTTTGACGCGATCCCCCTCGGCGAGGCGGCGACCGTCGCCGTGGAGAACAGGGGAATCGTGGTCACCACCCGGCCCACGCCGCCCATCGATCCGGCCCGCCGGGTGCGCCAGGACCTGCAGCTCATCCGGCACGACCGGAAGCTGCTGGCCGACCTGGTGAGCCAGGTGGCGGCGGGCAGCTTGCGCACGCGCGTGGCGGCCACCATGCCGTTGACCGAAGCGGCCGACGCGCACCGGCGGGTGCTGGCCGGCGGCCTGCGCGGAAAGCTCGTGCTGACCTTGGGCTGA
- a CDS encoding PspC domain-containing protein produces MDTVHDTFRHQGLVRPREGRILGGVCAGLGRRFGIDPWTARLLFVLILLVIPGSQILIYPILWILLPPEIEPVNPTATPSSSIPPAPAA; encoded by the coding sequence GTGGACACCGTTCATGACACGTTCCGCCACCAAGGGCTGGTCCGGCCGCGGGAAGGCCGGATCCTCGGCGGAGTCTGTGCAGGGCTGGGACGACGCTTCGGCATCGACCCGTGGACCGCCCGCCTGCTGTTCGTGCTGATCCTGCTCGTCATCCCGGGCAGCCAGATCCTGATCTACCCGATCCTGTGGATCCTGTTGCCACCGGAGATCGAGCCGGTCAATCCGACCGCCACTCCGTCATCCAGCATCCCGCCAGCACCCGCCGCCTGA
- a CDS encoding sugar O-acetyltransferase has protein sequence MPHSDEQAVLDRIRQGLVYTESEASFQASQRRTDLIFEYNHTPPSEVDKRGSLLVAILGSVGERAVLLPPFHAGFGSNVYIGDDFFGNVNLTFVDDVDIRIGDGVMIAPSVTLTTTGHPVHPARRVDYARFSEPIVIEDKVWIGSNAVVLPGVRIGYGSVIGAGSVVSRDVPPMVVAVGTPCRVLRPITDDDLTARLT, from the coding sequence GTGCCGCACAGTGACGAGCAGGCGGTCTTGGACCGGATCCGGCAGGGTCTGGTCTATACGGAGTCGGAGGCATCGTTCCAGGCTTCTCAGCGACGTACCGATCTCATCTTCGAGTACAACCACACGCCGCCCAGCGAAGTTGACAAGCGCGGGTCTTTGCTCGTCGCGATCCTCGGGTCGGTCGGCGAGCGCGCCGTACTGCTTCCGCCCTTCCACGCCGGATTTGGAAGCAATGTCTATATCGGTGACGACTTCTTCGGGAACGTCAATCTCACGTTCGTCGATGACGTGGACATACGCATCGGCGACGGTGTCATGATCGCGCCCAGCGTGACGCTCACGACGACGGGGCACCCGGTGCACCCTGCGCGCCGGGTCGACTACGCGCGGTTCTCGGAACCGATCGTGATCGAAGACAAGGTCTGGATCGGTAGCAACGCCGTTGTCCTGCCGGGCGTCCGTATCGGATACGGCTCCGTCATCGGCGCGGGCAGTGTCGTCAGTCGCGATGTCCCTCCGATGGTGGTCGCCGTCGGGACGCCCTGCCGGGTGCTGCGCCCCATCACAGATGACGATCTGACGGCACGCTTGACCTGA
- a CDS encoding DHA2 family efflux MFS transporter permease subunit — METTSRVLPTGSSPEVGIAPPRVFVGAALGAFMVLLDVTIVMVALPSIGADLDARTTGLQWMLDGYTLVLSALLLGAGSLGDKFGRRRLYLIGLAGFTLASIVCAAAPSIGVLVAARAVQGAAGALVLTGALSLLVQAYPDPAKRAQMIGLNGAIGGSSIALGPVLGGLLVDEVGWRAIFLINVPIGVFAVWLILRAIPESSDPEHANIDVPGQLLALLLLGSLTYGLITSGEHGWGSPRTVVSLGVAVAALATFLAVEARAARPMLPLGLFTDPRFSVANLAALVLGFGTSGMFVLLSLYLQQTQGRSAIATGLLFLPLTIAICLISPFAGKRSGRRGPFPVMAIGYLVAAAGLFGIALLDAHTGPAVFIPLTVLLGLGMGASITPTQAAAVTALPRSVPDSPPRPRTPAGKSAPPSASRSSACSSSTPLLATGSAPTHTPPAS, encoded by the coding sequence ATGGAGACGACATCGAGAGTTCTGCCGACCGGTTCCTCGCCGGAAGTCGGTATCGCGCCGCCGCGCGTTTTCGTAGGCGCGGCGCTTGGGGCGTTCATGGTGCTGCTCGACGTGACCATCGTGATGGTGGCGCTGCCGTCGATCGGTGCCGACCTGGACGCGAGGACGACCGGCCTGCAGTGGATGCTCGACGGGTACACGCTGGTGCTGTCGGCGTTGTTGCTGGGGGCGGGGAGCCTGGGGGACAAGTTCGGCCGCCGCCGGCTCTACCTGATCGGGTTGGCCGGCTTCACCCTCGCCTCGATTGTCTGCGCCGCTGCCCCGAGCATCGGCGTGTTGGTCGCCGCCCGCGCGGTGCAGGGCGCGGCCGGGGCGCTCGTGTTGACCGGGGCTCTGTCGCTGCTGGTTCAGGCGTACCCGGATCCGGCGAAGAGGGCACAGATGATCGGGCTGAACGGCGCCATCGGTGGATCGTCGATCGCGCTCGGACCGGTGCTGGGCGGGCTGCTGGTCGACGAGGTCGGCTGGCGTGCCATCTTCCTGATCAACGTGCCGATCGGGGTCTTCGCCGTCTGGCTGATCCTGCGCGCGATCCCGGAGAGCTCCGACCCGGAGCACGCCAACATCGACGTGCCGGGGCAGTTGCTCGCCCTGCTGCTGCTCGGTTCCCTGACGTACGGGTTGATCACCAGCGGCGAGCACGGATGGGGCTCGCCGCGCACCGTCGTCTCCCTCGGCGTCGCCGTGGCCGCGTTGGCGACGTTCCTCGCGGTCGAAGCGCGGGCCGCGCGGCCGATGCTTCCGCTGGGACTGTTCACCGACCCCCGGTTCAGTGTCGCGAACCTGGCCGCCCTCGTACTCGGCTTCGGTACCAGCGGCATGTTCGTGCTGCTGTCCCTGTACCTGCAACAGACGCAGGGCCGTTCGGCGATCGCCACCGGGCTGCTGTTCCTGCCGCTGACCATCGCCATCTGCCTGATCTCCCCGTTTGCCGGCAAGAGGTCCGGGCGGCGCGGGCCCTTCCCGGTCATGGCCATCGGCTACCTCGTCGCCGCCGCCGGCCTGTTCGGCATCGCCTTACTCGACGCGCACACCGGACCGGCCGTGTTCATCCCGCTCACCGTCCTGCTCGGCCTTGGCATGGGCGCCTCGATCACGCCCACCCAAGCCGCCGCGGTCACCGCGCTACCCCGCAGCGTTCCGGACTCGCCTCCGCGACCGCGAACACCAGCCGGCAAGTCGGCACCACCCTCGGCATCGCGATCCTCGGCATGTTCATCGTCCACGCCACTTCTGGCCACCGGGTCGGCACCGACGCATACGCCACCAGCTTCGTGA
- a CDS encoding TetR/AcrR family transcriptional regulator, translating into MAEVQRQRRDVVANRARIIDAAATMLREHGMSTDMRAIAKAAGVGIGTLYRHFPTREHLVHEITGVDLTRLADSRLPPDLPAIDALRQFFTVALDHLARNRAMIDLLASAEVSDSDLEQCVNHLTGIGHEAVARSESDRTLATDITATDIAYQFLALVRIIQLLPDGRPGEIEHHVDLALRGIEHRR; encoded by the coding sequence ATGGCCGAGGTGCAACGACAGCGGCGCGATGTGGTCGCCAACCGTGCCCGGATCATCGATGCCGCGGCGACCATGCTGCGCGAGCACGGTATGAGCACAGACATGCGCGCGATCGCCAAGGCGGCGGGCGTGGGGATCGGCACGCTCTACCGGCACTTTCCGACCCGCGAGCACCTCGTGCACGAGATCACCGGCGTCGACCTGACCCGACTCGCCGACTCCAGACTCCCCCCGGACCTGCCGGCCATCGACGCACTGCGGCAGTTCTTCACCGTCGCTCTCGATCACCTCGCACGCAACCGGGCGATGATCGACCTCCTTGCCAGCGCCGAGGTGTCCGACAGCGACTTGGAGCAGTGCGTGAACCACCTGACCGGCATCGGCCACGAAGCCGTCGCACGCTCCGAAAGCGACCGAACGCTGGCCACCGACATCACCGCAACCGACATCGCCTACCAGTTCCTCGCCTTGGTACGCATCATCCAGCTGCTCCCGGACGGCCGACCCGGTGAGATCGAGCATCACGTGGATCTGGCCCTGCGCGGCATCGAGCACCGCCGGTAG
- a CDS encoding TOBE domain-containing protein, which produces MTVFRISEAAELLGVSADTVRRWVDAGRLTAVRDEHGHRAIDGVDLAGFARAQAADPEDRSEASSARNRLRGIVTAVVKDTVMAQVDIQAGPFRVVSLMSREAVDDLDLEVGSVAIAVIKSTTVVVERSAPTVANRGRTSS; this is translated from the coding sequence GTGACGGTGTTTCGGATCAGTGAGGCCGCCGAGCTGCTCGGGGTCAGCGCGGACACGGTGCGCCGGTGGGTGGACGCGGGCCGGCTGACCGCCGTCCGGGACGAGCACGGCCACCGGGCGATCGATGGCGTGGACCTGGCCGGGTTCGCCCGGGCGCAGGCAGCCGACCCGGAGGACCGGTCGGAGGCGTCCTCGGCGCGTAACCGGCTGCGGGGCATCGTGACCGCCGTCGTGAAGGACACGGTCATGGCGCAGGTGGACATCCAGGCCGGGCCGTTCCGGGTGGTGTCCCTGATGAGTCGGGAAGCGGTCGACGACCTCGATCTGGAGGTTGGGTCGGTGGCCATCGCGGTGATCAAGTCGACCACGGTGGTGGTGGAGCGGTCCGCCCCGACCGTGGCGAATAGAGGGAGGACCAGCTCGTGA
- the modA gene encoding molybdate ABC transporter substrate-binding protein — protein MRTRLAALAAVALLGLAGCGGDGDDTATPAASASGSGVTGSVTVFAASSLTESFNQIGKDFEAANPGTKVTFNYAASSALATQINQGAPADVFASASPATMKTVTDAGNGDGTPVIFVKNQLVIAVPKGNPKGVTGLADLTKAGVKVALCAEQVPCGAAAKKAIDAAGVRLTPVTLEENVKSALSKVTLGEVDAALVYRTDAKAAASDVDGIEFPESAGAINDYPLVVLKAAPNKTAAQAFVTYVQSDKAKAVLTAAGFQAP, from the coding sequence ATCCGGACCCGGTTGGCCGCGCTAGCCGCGGTGGCGTTGCTCGGGTTGGCTGGCTGCGGCGGCGACGGTGACGACACCGCCACGCCAGCGGCCAGCGCCAGCGGATCGGGTGTGACCGGCAGCGTGACGGTGTTCGCCGCGTCGTCGCTGACCGAGTCCTTCAACCAGATCGGCAAGGACTTCGAGGCGGCCAACCCGGGGACGAAGGTGACGTTCAACTACGCCGCCAGCTCCGCGCTGGCCACCCAGATCAACCAGGGCGCCCCGGCGGACGTGTTCGCCTCCGCCTCCCCGGCGACCATGAAGACGGTCACCGACGCCGGCAATGGCGACGGCACCCCGGTCATCTTCGTGAAGAACCAGCTCGTCATCGCCGTACCCAAAGGAAATCCCAAGGGGGTGACCGGCCTCGCGGACCTGACCAAGGCGGGGGTGAAGGTCGCGCTGTGCGCGGAGCAGGTGCCCTGCGGCGCCGCGGCGAAGAAGGCCATCGACGCGGCCGGTGTGAGGCTGACCCCGGTCACGCTGGAGGAGAACGTCAAATCCGCACTGTCCAAAGTGACGCTTGGTGAGGTGGACGCGGCGCTGGTGTACCGCACCGACGCCAAGGCCGCTGCCTCCGATGTGGACGGTATCGAGTTCCCCGAGTCCGCCGGTGCGATCAACGACTACCCCTTGGTGGTGCTGAAGGCCGCCCCGAACAAGACGGCCGCGCAAGCGTTCGTCACCTACGTCCAATCCGACAAGGCCAAAGCCGTCCTGACCGCGGCCGGGTTCCAGGCGCCCTGA
- a CDS encoding ABC transporter permease yields MTARARRRVPAPLLIPAGLGLLFLVLPLAGLLIRAPWTTLPQRLTEPGVLTALRLSLQTATTATILCLVLGVPLAWLLARVEFPGRRVVRALVTVPLVLPPVVGGVALLLVFGRRGIVGQWLDAAFGITIPFTTTGVVLAEAFVAMPFLVIAVEGALRGADTRFEEAAATLGAGRWTTFTHITLPLVAPGIAAGAVLCWARALGEFGATITFAGNFPGRTQTMPLAVYLALETDLQAAIVLSLILLVVSVAILASLRDRWIASP; encoded by the coding sequence ATGACCGCCCGTGCCCGGCGCCGGGTGCCGGCGCCACTGCTCATCCCCGCCGGGCTCGGGCTGCTCTTCCTCGTCCTGCCGCTGGCCGGGCTGCTCATCCGCGCCCCCTGGACCACTCTCCCGCAGCGGTTAACCGAGCCGGGCGTGCTCACCGCGCTTCGGCTGTCGCTGCAAACCGCGACCACGGCCACCATCCTGTGCCTGGTGCTCGGTGTACCCCTGGCGTGGCTGCTGGCCCGCGTCGAGTTCCCCGGCCGTCGCGTCGTGCGGGCACTGGTCACCGTGCCGCTCGTGCTGCCCCCAGTGGTCGGGGGTGTGGCCCTGTTGCTGGTCTTCGGCCGCCGCGGCATCGTCGGCCAATGGCTTGACGCGGCGTTCGGCATCACGATTCCGTTCACCACCACGGGTGTGGTGCTCGCCGAGGCGTTCGTTGCCATGCCGTTCCTGGTCATCGCGGTCGAGGGCGCGCTGCGCGGCGCCGACACCCGCTTCGAGGAGGCCGCCGCCACCCTCGGCGCCGGCCGGTGGACCACCTTCACCCACATCACCCTGCCGCTGGTCGCCCCCGGCATCGCCGCCGGCGCCGTGCTGTGCTGGGCCCGCGCCCTCGGCGAGTTCGGCGCCACCATCACGTTCGCCGGCAACTTTCCCGGCCGTACCCAGACCATGCCCTTGGCCGTCTACCTCGCACTGGAAACCGACCTGCAGGCCGCGATCGTGCTCAGCCTCATCCTGCTCGTCGTCTCGGTCGCCATCCTGGCCAGTCTGCGCGACAGATGGATCGCCAGCCCATGA
- a CDS encoding ABC transporter ATP-binding protein, protein MTDFGPVRQTGPLLDAHLVVDRGGFRLDLRIGIDKGEVVALLGPNGAGKTTALRALAGLQPLTAGHITLDGRILDHPDRRVWTPTERRPIGVVFQDYLLFPHMSALDNVAFGPRRHGMRREPARARAASWLDRVGLGEYVSRKPRHLSGGQAQRVALARALAVEPALLLLDEPLAALDARTRLDTRTELHKHLAEHPGATLLVTHDPLDALVLADRLVIVEDGRVVQEGDAATITARPRTDYVARLVGLNLYRGTADGHTVLIGDGFTLTTAERLDGEAFVAFPPSAVALHPERPDGSPRNVWAATIAGIQRHGDNLRVQLDGPIPVAADITPAAAAHLHLIPGQTVWAAVKATETRAYPAAT, encoded by the coding sequence ATGACCGACTTCGGTCCCGTCCGCCAGACCGGGCCGCTGCTCGACGCGCACCTGGTCGTCGACCGCGGCGGCTTCCGCCTCGACCTGCGCATCGGCATCGACAAGGGCGAGGTCGTCGCCCTGCTCGGCCCGAACGGCGCCGGCAAGACCACCGCCCTACGCGCCCTCGCCGGCCTGCAACCGTTGACCGCCGGTCACATCACGCTCGACGGGCGCATCCTCGACCACCCCGACCGCCGGGTGTGGACCCCCACCGAGCGGCGGCCGATCGGTGTCGTCTTCCAGGACTACCTGCTGTTTCCACACATGTCCGCACTGGACAATGTCGCGTTCGGCCCACGCCGGCACGGCATGCGCCGGGAGCCGGCCCGCGCCCGAGCCGCCAGCTGGCTGGACCGGGTCGGCTTGGGCGAGTACGTCTCCCGCAAGCCGCGTCACCTGTCGGGCGGCCAGGCCCAACGCGTCGCCCTCGCCCGCGCCCTCGCGGTCGAGCCCGCTCTGCTGCTACTCGACGAACCCCTCGCCGCGCTGGACGCCCGTACCCGCCTGGACACCCGCACCGAACTGCACAAACATCTCGCCGAGCACCCCGGCGCCACGCTGCTGGTCACCCACGACCCGCTCGACGCGCTCGTCCTGGCCGACCGGCTCGTCATCGTCGAAGACGGCCGCGTGGTCCAGGAAGGCGACGCCGCCACCATCACCGCCCGACCCCGTACCGACTACGTCGCTCGCCTCGTCGGCCTCAACCTCTACCGCGGCACCGCCGACGGGCACACCGTCCTGATCGGCGACGGCTTCACGCTCACGACCGCGGAGCGGCTCGACGGCGAAGCGTTCGTCGCGTTCCCGCCCTCGGCGGTAGCCCTGCACCCGGAACGGCCTGACGGCAGTCCTCGCAATGTCTGGGCGGCCACCATCGCCGGCATCCAGCGCCACGGCGACAACCTGCGTGTCCAGCTCGACGGCCCCATCCCCGTGGCCGCCGACATCACTCCGGCCGCAGCCGCCCACCTGCACCTGATCCCCGGCCAGACGGTGTGGGCCGCCGTGAAAGCCACCGAAACCCGCGCCTATCCCGCGGCGACGTGA
- a CDS encoding phytanoyl-CoA dioxygenase family protein: MSVSFKASFDRDGYAVARGLFHTAEVDRLREHYMTLRRRGAYDHDVVGVQQHSRDPLRRYPRMAQMHRWDDISLRWLLDPRLRDLLVALVGTEPYAVQTMLYFKPPGSRGQALHQDNFYLRAQPGTCVAAWMALDRTDETNGCMLVAPGSHRWPILCTEKADTTVSFTDVTVPLPPGQRVEPVPMDPGDVLFFNGSAVHGSAPNSTTDRFRRALIGHYIEGDADQVADYYHPALRMDGTPLHLAVSEGGGACGEWNDGDITLTGQHEVARRHE; encoded by the coding sequence ATGAGCGTTTCTTTCAAGGCGTCCTTTGACCGGGACGGGTACGCGGTGGCGCGCGGCCTGTTCCACACCGCCGAGGTGGACCGGCTGCGCGAGCACTACATGACCCTGCGCCGGCGCGGTGCCTACGACCACGATGTGGTCGGAGTCCAGCAGCACAGCCGGGATCCGCTACGCCGGTACCCCCGGATGGCCCAGATGCACCGCTGGGACGACATCTCGCTGCGCTGGCTGCTCGACCCCCGGTTGCGCGACCTGCTGGTGGCGCTGGTGGGGACCGAGCCGTACGCGGTGCAGACCATGCTGTACTTCAAACCGCCCGGCTCCCGTGGCCAGGCGCTGCATCAGGACAACTTCTACCTGCGCGCGCAGCCCGGCACCTGCGTCGCCGCCTGGATGGCGCTCGATCGCACCGACGAGACGAACGGCTGCATGCTCGTCGCGCCGGGCAGTCATCGGTGGCCGATCCTGTGCACCGAAAAGGCCGACACCACCGTCAGCTTCACCGACGTGACCGTGCCGCTGCCGCCCGGGCAGCGGGTCGAGCCCGTGCCGATGGACCCGGGTGACGTGCTGTTCTTCAACGGCTCGGCGGTGCACGGGAGCGCGCCGAACAGCACGACGGACCGGTTCCGGCGCGCCCTGATCGGCCACTACATCGAGGGCGATGCGGACCAGGTGGCCGACTACTACCACCCCGCGCTCCGGATGGACGGTACGCCGCTGCACCTTGCCGTCAGCGAAGGCGGCGGCGCGTGCGGCGAGTGGAACGACGGCGACATCACGCTGACCGGCCAGCACGAGGTCGCACGCCGGCACGAGTAA
- a CDS encoding AraC family transcriptional regulator — protein sequence MTHLRFNSPPTYWRCEPGWFWHSRPLGDHLLWCVLDGVGELTLDGRRHLLGPGSCAVFRPGDAPIARHDPRRRLLVFGLHFDTDLDEDLPRGPVRVQDRTLLDALARRCDRSFRRGGPVAARHSLLCLEQILCFLHEEATYPALGPLDAELEKITAVMRQDPTRRWRVSELARGAALSRAQFNRRFVAYTGLSPARYLINVRLARAHELLTETNMSVTQIAAALGYADVAYFSRQYKRHTGRSPSSARDAGEDRVTSAPQR from the coding sequence TTGACGCACCTGCGCTTCAACTCGCCGCCCACGTACTGGCGCTGCGAGCCGGGCTGGTTTTGGCACTCCCGCCCGCTGGGCGACCACCTGCTGTGGTGCGTGCTGGACGGCGTCGGCGAGCTGACCCTGGACGGCCGGCGGCACCTGCTCGGACCGGGCAGCTGCGCGGTGTTCCGCCCCGGAGACGCCCCGATCGCCAGGCACGATCCGCGCCGGCGCCTGCTGGTCTTCGGCCTGCACTTCGACACCGACCTGGACGAGGACCTGCCCCGTGGCCCGGTGCGCGTGCAGGACCGGACACTGCTGGACGCGCTGGCACGCCGGTGTGACCGCAGCTTCCGCCGCGGCGGGCCGGTCGCGGCCCGGCACAGTCTGCTCTGTCTGGAGCAGATCCTGTGCTTCCTGCACGAGGAGGCCACGTACCCGGCGCTCGGCCCGCTCGACGCCGAGCTGGAAAAGATCACCGCCGTCATGCGGCAGGACCCCACCCGGCGGTGGCGCGTCAGCGAGCTCGCCCGGGGAGCGGCACTGTCCCGTGCCCAGTTCAATCGGCGATTCGTCGCCTACACCGGGCTGAGCCCGGCCCGATACCTGATCAACGTCCGGCTCGCCCGCGCCCACGAACTGCTCACCGAGACCAACATGTCGGTCACCCAGATCGCCGCCGCGCTCGGCTACGCCGACGTCGCCTACTTCAGCCGCCAGTACAAGCGGCACACCGGACGGTCACCCAGCTCCGCCCGAGACGCCGGAGAGGACCGCGTCACGTCCGCGCCGCAGCGGTAA